CAGACTCGATTTGCCGTTATCGGTCAGCATTCGGGCCCCCGGACTGGGAACGACAAGACGGCCCTGATGTGCGACCTGCAGCACCGCCCCGGCTCGCTGGCCGACGCCCTGCAGATTTTCAAAAAGCACAAGCTGAACCTCACCTGGATCGAGTCCTTCCCCTTCCCCGCCGAACCAGGCCGCTATTTCTTCTTCCTGGAGCTCCTAGGGCACGAAACCGACCCGGCGGTCCGCAAAGCCATCGCCGAGTTGGAGCCCCAATCCCGACGGCTGGTGGTGCTGGGGGCCTACCCAAGGGCGACGGCCCGCGAGTAGACTGATGGATTCGATTTTTAGGGGAGTTTGAAGTTTTCAGTGTTCAGTTTTCAGTGAGGACTTGGCGTCCAAACACTGAAAACTGAACACTGAAAACTTCAAACTGTCCCCCCATCCCGCCGCAGGACTTGGACCCGCTACCGTGATTATTGTTCTCAAAAGCAACGTTACCGAAGATCAGATTCGGCATGTGATTGAGCGGATCGAGTCGCTGGGGATGAAGGCCCATTTGAGCCGTGGTACCTACCGCACGATCATCGGCGTCATCGGCGACGAGCGGAAACTGCAGGGAGAGCCGATCACCGCGATTCCTGGAGTAGCCGACGTGGTGCCGATCTTGCCCCCCTTTAAACTGGCCAGTCTGGAAGCGCATCCCACGCCGAGCATCGTCAACGTGGCCGGCATCAAGATTGGCGGCGGGCATCTGGCGATGATCGCCGGCCCGTGCGCGGTGGAAGACGCCGAGCGGATGCACATTATCGCTGCCGCGGTGAAAGCGGCCGGCGCGAACATCTTCCGCGGCGGCGCTTTCAAGCCTCGCACCAGCCCCTATGCTTACCAAGGCATGGGCGAAGACGGCCTTAAACTGCTGCGCGAAGTCGGCGATCAGCACGGCATGCCGATCGTCACCGAGGTGATGGACCCGCGCCGCGTGGAGATGGTGGCCGAGTACGCCGACATGATTCAGATCGGCGCTCGCAACATGCAGAATTTCACGCTGCTGAGCGAAGTCGGCCAAACGAAAAAGCCCGTGTTGCTCAAGCGTGGCATGAGCGCCACGATCAAAGACCTGCTGATGAGCGCCGAATACATCCTCGCCCAAGGAAATTCGCAACTCGTGCTCTGCGAGCGCGGCGTGAAGGGCTTCGATACCGAAACCCGGAACATGTACGACGTCGCCGCCGTGCCGGCCGTCAAAGCGCTCTCGCACTTGCCGATCATCGTCGATCCGAGCCACGCCACGGGGCGGCCGGATCTGATTCCGCCTTGTGCGCTGGCAGGCGTCGCCGCCGGCGCGGACGGCGTCCACATCGAGGTTCATAACTGTCCGGAAAAGGCGCTTTCGGACGGACCGCAGGCCTTGCTGCCGGAGCAATACGCCGCCCTCGCCAAGCAAATCGCCGCCCTCGCCAAATTGTTGGGTAAAGAGATTTCCGCACTCGAAGGAGTTCCCGCGTGAGACGACCGCTGATCGTCGGCAACTGGAAGATCAATCTCAATCGGGCCGAGGCGGTCCGGCTCGCAGAAGAACTGAAGCCCCTCGCGGCCGACAAGCCCGGGGTGGATGTTGTCGTGTGCCCTCCGTTTGTGTACCTCGACGCCGTCCGCGGCGTCCTTTCCGGCACGCGCTGGGGCTGGGGCGCGCAAGATATGGCCCATCAAGCGAACGGCGCCTTCACGGGCGAGGTCAGCGCTGCGATGCTGCTCGATCTGGGCTGCAAGTACGTGATTCTGGGCCACAGCGAACGCCGCCACGTATTCGGGGAGACCGATGCTGAGATCAACGCCAAGACGCATGCGGCCCTGGCCGCCGGATTGACGCCCATCGTCTGCGTCGGCGAACTGCTGGCCGAGCGGGAAGCTAGGCAAACCGGCGCGGTGATCGAAAGGCAGTTCGCCGAGTCGCTCGCCGGGCTAACCCCCGAGCAGATGGTCAAGACTGTCATCGCCTACGAGCCCGTTTGGGCCATCGGCACCGGCAAAGTGGCCACGCCGGAACAGGCCGAAGAGGTCCATCGTGATCTTCGCAAGTTGTTGACCAGTCGATACAATGCGGCGACAGCGGAGGCGGTGCGGATTCAATACGGCGGGAGCGTCAAGCCCGGCAACGCCGCGTCGCTGCTCCAGCAGCCGAACATCGACGGCGCTCTGGTCGGCGGAGCCTGCCTCACCAGTGCCGACTTCGGCGGCATTATCGCCGCCGCTGGGTAAGATCAACTTCGCACATTCAACCCCTGGGGTTTCCGACCGTGTGGGACGCACTTGGCTATTTGTTGACCGGACTGTTGCTGCTGACGTCGATTTTCCTCGTCTTGCTGATCCTCGTTCAACGGGGTAAAGGCGGCGGTCTCGTCGGCGCGCTCGGCGGCATGGGCGGCCAAAGCGCCTTTGGCGCGAAGGCCGGCGGCATCTTCTGGGCCACCTCGATCGCGGCCGGCGTTTGGATTTTGCTTTGCATCTGCACGGTGAAATACAACTCCACCGGCACGAAGGCCTTCGCCGGCGCATCTGGGGCGAACGTCAATCACCTGAAGGACGCTCCGTCGACGATCGGACCGGTGACTGACCCGACGAAAACTCCCGTAACCGGCGCAGGAGACGCGGCAGCGACGGGAACGGCGAATACGCCACCTCCGGTTAATGGCACGGCGACGCAGGGCGAAGTCACAGGTGACAAGGACTTCGAGGACCAGAACTCGGCCCCCGTCGGCGATGCTGCGAAGTAGTCGCCGCGTAAGCGTAATCACGCGCGCTGTCGTCCGACAGCGCTATTACCATTCATCGACATGCCGGCAAGTAAGAGGTGGCGTCCTGTGTTGCTGAGCATGACTGGGTTTGGCGAGGCGCACCGCACGGTCGAGGGACTGTCGGTCGTCGTCGAAGTGCGCACGATCAACAGCCGCTACTTCAAGCTTTCGCTGCGCTGTCCCGAGGGCTTTAACGCCTTGGAGGGCGAAATCGAATCCGTCGTG
The Planctomycetia bacterium DNA segment above includes these coding regions:
- the aroF gene encoding 3-deoxy-7-phosphoheptulonate synthase, which codes for MIIVLKSNVTEDQIRHVIERIESLGMKAHLSRGTYRTIIGVIGDERKLQGEPITAIPGVADVVPILPPFKLASLEAHPTPSIVNVAGIKIGGGHLAMIAGPCAVEDAERMHIIAAAVKAAGANIFRGGAFKPRTSPYAYQGMGEDGLKLLREVGDQHGMPIVTEVMDPRRVEMVAEYADMIQIGARNMQNFTLLSEVGQTKKPVLLKRGMSATIKDLLMSAEYILAQGNSQLVLCERGVKGFDTETRNMYDVAAVPAVKALSHLPIIVDPSHATGRPDLIPPCALAGVAAGADGVHIEVHNCPEKALSDGPQALLPEQYAALAKQIAALAKLLGKEISALEGVPA
- the tpiA gene encoding triose-phosphate isomerase produces the protein MRRPLIVGNWKINLNRAEAVRLAEELKPLAADKPGVDVVVCPPFVYLDAVRGVLSGTRWGWGAQDMAHQANGAFTGEVSAAMLLDLGCKYVILGHSERRHVFGETDAEINAKTHAALAAGLTPIVCVGELLAEREARQTGAVIERQFAESLAGLTPEQMVKTVIAYEPVWAIGTGKVATPEQAEEVHRDLRKLLTSRYNAATAEAVRIQYGGSVKPGNAASLLQQPNIDGALVGGACLTSADFGGIIAAAG
- the secG gene encoding preprotein translocase subunit SecG, giving the protein MWDALGYLLTGLLLLTSIFLVLLILVQRGKGGGLVGALGGMGGQSAFGAKAGGIFWATSIAAGVWILLCICTVKYNSTGTKAFAGASGANVNHLKDAPSTIGPVTDPTKTPVTGAGDAAATGTANTPPPVNGTATQGEVTGDKDFEDQNSAPVGDAAK